The segment CTCGTGCTGGGAGAATCCCTGCCCGCACTGCGTTTGGGGAGAAGCAGAcactgggatggggcagccccaaggcagcagagctcagccccgcATTCCTGTCCCCTAGCTGCCCCCCGTAGGCCCTCACCTCCAGCAAGGCGGGTACTGGCGGCTCCTCTGTGTCCCGGGGATAGGGAACCTCCAGGATGGAGTTGGTCTCGCTGCTGGCCACTGCTCGCACCAGGATGCGGCCATCAGGCCATGTCACCTCCAGGCTGCTGGCCTCGTCACGCCCTATGGGCAGGCAGCCCGTCACTGGGtgtggggagggctgggggaaccagcagcctcctgcccccagcccgGGGCTCACCCAGTCCAAAGTGTGCCACAGGCTCCATCTCACACAGGTACCCCGAGCCACCGTCGATGATGCGCAGGTGGGCACCGCTGCGCCGTGTGAACAGCACCACCTTGGCCCCCCGCGCAAAGGCCCCGAAGCGGGTGCGTGGCACAACCCGCAGCCAGTTGTTGCCAACAccctgcagcagaggggagggaggctGAGCCAGGGGGGGACACAGGGACTGGGACACCTCAAGGAGCCCCTGCTTTACTCACCTGGGTGCTCTTGAAGACGGAGAGTGGCTGTGCCATGGACTCACCATGGGACAGGATCAGATCCAGCATTCCATCACCATCAAAATCTGTCACAGCACCCCCTGTACACACACAGCATAAGGTCATAGGCCTGGCCCTCACGGAGATGGCAGCACCCCAGCGATGCTATGTCACCCAGCATGGGCCAGCTCTGCCCTGAAGTACCCACCTGTGCCCCGTCCCTCGGGCTCCAGCGCATCCCCTGGGTTTAGCTCTTCTACGATGGGGTCTGAGTGCTCCCTGCGGATGAGCCTGTAGAGCACAGGCAGGGTGTTAGTGCCAGCCtctgtgtccccacatcccccagcagctccccacccTGGAGCAACCTGGCAGAGAGCTGATACCCAGAGGGGACAGGGCCAAGTGGGGTTGCTGGCAACTGGCCACGCACATCTCATCCCTGCTCCATGGAGGAGTGACAGGGATGTCATAAGGACATGGatctgagctgcagagcatcaGCACAATCTCCAAACACCGCTGCAACCCCTGTggggctcccagctcctgccaaACCACCCCCTTCCACCCGCCCACATTGCCGACACAGGGGGTTCAGAGCAGTGGTGAGGAATTGATCCCCATAATTAGCGGCAGCCAGGAACAAGCTTCCACACAGCTGTGATCAGTGGCATGGGGAccccaggggctgctgcaggcacagccgCAGGGCTCGTAATGACATAGGGACAGGCTCAGGCATGGCTCCTTGATGAGCAGAGACGGAGCACTGGCCCCGCACATGGCACTGATGGAGAGGAGCACGGCGAGGGCTGCTTGGCTCCCGCTGAGGGGCACAGCCTCCCAGCCATACCGGAAGAGGCGGTTGGCGGAGGAGCCACGGTAGGCAATGTTGTTGAAGAAGACCTCCAGCTCCTGATCATTGTCAAAGTCGGCAGCGATGACAGTGCGGACGGGGGACGGCATGGAGAACTTGGGGGTGGCAATATCCTGTGTGAGGGATGAGTATGGGCTGGTGATGTGAGGACACTGCTCCTCGGTTCCCCTCCCCTCTGGGAACCGGAGATCAAAGCCAAACTGGGGCTCAGCACCAAAGCTGGTGGTTGGGGATgtcccagcccccagccctcaccCGAAATCGGACGCGCCCGGGAGCCCCCGCCTGCAGGTAGAGGCGGTGTGGCCCATTCCAGTTGCCATAGACAATGTCCACACGGCCATCGCGGTTGAAGTCAGCCAATGCCACGCCACGTCCGTGCTGGTAGGGGTCATCCAGCCCTGCAAGCAGCAAGGAGACAGGGAGACAGGACCCTCCTCCCCAGGACACCTCCTCCCTGAGACACCTCCTGGGACACAGCCCGATGATCCCCACACAGTCCTTCCCACGCCGCATCCTTGCATCAGTGATGCCCCTCCTGAGGTTAATGGGGCTGTAACTCCCCCACCGGCACCATGCTCAGTCCATTTGGCATCATCCCCCCCCACCCTCTACTCACCCACCACGGCTGCCACGTCCCGGTATGTCCCATCCCCACGGTTGTGGAAGAGGAAGTTGGGGCTGTTCTCATTCCCGCAGAAGATGTCAGAAGCACTGTCACTCAGGATGGGGCCTACAGCCACACCACGGccccctggggacagcagccagGGGTAAGGTTGTCCCCTGCTCTTGGGGCTGCATGTCCCTGCACCAGTTCCAACGCTCCCAAGAcccccttctctcctccctcctcctccaatCCCTCTCATCAGGAGCTAATTGGGGCTGGCAGACGCTTGTGTCACATCCAACCTAATCACTGCCATCGCCATGGTGACAACACTCCTAATTAGCAAGAATTTACCACCGCAGAGACAGGGCACGTGGCGGTCCCCCACGGCGGCTGGCATGCACCCTGCATCCCAAGGCCCTAAGGACGCTGCGAGGGGACCAGCAGGGTGACACAAGGTCCTTCTGAGTGGGTGCCACACACAGTGGGGTGGCCGCTAGGTGGGGCAGTCAGGCAGGCAATGCATGGCACATGCATCGTGGTGTGGGTCATGGCACAGGTCACTGATGCTCGCGTCCCCTCCGTACCTGTGTACTTGCTGACGCCAGCCTGGGCAGCCACATCCACCAGCACCACGACACCGCGGGCAGGGTCACTGGCAGCCACGTCCATCTCCAGGAGGGCGTGCGGGCCCACCTTGCCGCTGGCGTAGTTGGCGATGTAGATGGAGTACCTGCCCGAGCCCTGTGGCCGGCAGCACCGCCTCAGCTCCCTGTGCTTCCACCTCAGCCCATGGGGTAGGATTTGGCTTCCATCCTCCCTGCTGTCGGGTCCCCCTAGCGCCCATAGCCAAGAGCACCGAGCGCTGGGTGTGGCCACGCTGTCCCACTGGGATGTGTCCCATCGCCTCCGCCGTCCCCAAGCTCAGGGCTGGTGTTTGTTTCAAACGCTGTGACAGGTGCCCCCCCTGTCCCCACCGCCCCCCTTGTCCCGTGCAGCAGCTGGGCCCTGATTTAACGATAATCATTGGGAAACAAActgctgggggaggaggaagaagaaagagcagGTGACAGGGACATAAATCACCTCGACAGGCGCGTTTATCAGCCAGCGGCAACCGTGTGGATGGATGCCCGGAGCCCTGATGGCCGGGGGGGCTGTGAGCCCTGACAGCCACCAACTGGCTGCTgggggcacccccagccccagtgTGGTGGGATGGGGCCGGTGTCTAGATGAGGGGCTGCCCCgcaccctgccctgcccgcTCACCATGCGGTCCACGCAGGCGACGGAGCGCCCGGCGAAGCGGCTGGCCACGTCACGGTTCACTTCGTCACTCAGCAGGTCCTCCCAGCGCCCGTTGCGGAGCTTGAAGAGCTTATCCGTGTAGGTGGCCATGCCTATGGGATGTAGACAGGGGCTGCCGCAGCCATCCTCTCCCTGAGCCCAACCCAATGGGACGTGACCCTTGCTCTGTCCCCCCAGCAGTAGCCAATGGCAGAGTTCCCATGACCCGTAAGTGCCACTGGGAGACACATGGAAGAATCAACTCATTAAGATAAAATGTGTCCCAGTGAGGCGCAGACCCATAGATCATCCCCGTGGAAGCAACAATCAATGCAGTGCCAGGCACAGGCAGTGAGCCACGCTGCTGTGACAGTGCCAGTGGCAGTGCCTGATTTAGGGCCGGGCACTCAGACAGCCACTGCCAGCCCTAGTAATTGGAGAATGAAAATACATCTGCAGCAGGgggatggggcagggctgggacgGAGTGGGGACGTGGGGAGCTTTGGAGATGCCTTGGGGCACAGGTGTCCCCTCCTCAGGACTGACATACCCAGGAGCTGTGACAGCGCCAGTAAGGGAGGGTGAGACCCTGCCTTGGTACAGAGCCAAAGTGCTGTCACCATCACAGGGGTCAGCACGCATGTGTACGTCCTGTaggcacagcagccccacaggtGATGGGACACTGCCATCCCCCTCGGGGTGCCATGGGGAGGGTGGCTGGTAGTGCTGACTCAGCATCTGGCTGGGCTCGGCGTCCCGCCCGCGCTGCCATCAATCAATGGAGCCACTCAACTGGGAAATTAACTCCAGCCCGCACACATCCCTCACGCGCAGAAGGTCGCGGGCAGCCGTGCTGGGCCCCCCCCCCATGCCCGGGGCTCACCGGAGAAAGCGTTGTTGGTATTGAGGAAGTAGATTTCCTCACGGCCATCCCCATCAATGTCACATGCCGTCACGCCGATGGCATTGCCCGGCCGGTCCCGCAGCGCGTAGTAAGGGGAGCTGCGCTCATCCTCTGCCACGTTGACCAGCCGTCCCCGCACCTTGTCATACTTGAGCACCAGGTTGGGGCCGTTGTACCTGTAGGTGTGAACAGATGGATCCTGGGGTTGGGATGACATGCATGACAGCCCCTGTCCCATCCCTTGTGCGCAGGTGGCCACGTGCTGGAccaggcaggagctgcatgCCAGCAGCTTGAGGGGCACAGCCGAGACATGCACGGTGTGTGGTGGCCAAGGAACTCCCGCCTCCCTCTGCATCCAGCTGTGGGACTGGCTGCCATGGGGATGACACAGTCTGACACGGCACGGCAGCCTACCCTGGGCACCCCGGGCAGTGTAAGGGCAGGATGGAGCAGGTTCCCTGCTTACAGCCCTTTCCCAGGGCAAGGAAGGCAGCATGCAAGGCAAATCCGCTCAGCACGCTGTGCCCCACAGGCTCCCCGCCTGTTCCTGCCCCATGCACCAGTAAACAAGTTACACAACGGGCACCGTGCTGCTTACAAAACCACTGCTGGCTGCTCGGCTCAGCCCTGCTGAGTGTGGTGACCTGGGCCCTACTGGGTGTCCCTGGCTCCCCAGGCTTGGTGCACTTTTGGGCAGATACCCCATGCCTGTGCCCCATACATCAAGCATGACGTCAACCCATGCTGGGCTCACAGATAGGGTAAGATACCCCCTTCCAGGTGAGGACATATGTGCAAGCCTCCCTTGTGGATGAGCATGCTGTACCACTGGCTGAGAGCCATGCCAGGAGCACGTGCCACTGTCTCCACTGTCCCCAGCCAGGGCAGgacctgccagcagcagctgctccatgtCCAGCCTCACACGGGCGctggggcagcacagcacacGGCTCCTGGATCGCTGGCTCCCGCCAGCCCTTCCGAGCCATCACACCCATACAGGGCTATAAAAAACCTCCAGCCAATTAAGTGAATCTCCGGAGAGCGCTGAGTCCTGTCAGCGGAGCCGAGTTGGCTCAGGCTCGAGttgcctctgtgctgcagtgtgggaCCTGGCCGCTGGGCAGCTGCCACCATCCCACAGCGAGGGGACCCAGCCCCAGAGCAGTGTCCCCATGCAGATGGCATGCCGGCACTGCCGCCACACGCCTCCTCCCAGGTGGAGGGATGGGAACATCAGTGATGTgccccagcagagcagtgagaccacctgcagctgggagctcagcTGGGCACCACGTGtgctttctggagaaaacagtGAATTTGGAaaggctgccagccctgggacagagggctgtgaggagctcctggtgctgcagggccaCCGTGTCTCACTGTCCCCAAGGCCGTCCTTACTCACCCAGCCACCACGATCTCGAAGTTGCCGTCAGCATCCAGGTCGGTTACAGCCACGCCATAGTTGAGCTGTGTGGGGTTGCTGTCGTAGTCAGGTGGGAGCAGTCGGTGGGTGACAGCGGCGAACATGGGCTCACTGCGCTGGGAGCCCTCACTGAGCCAGGCCAGGGACAGCAGGCACAGCGCCAGCATCCTGGGCACCTGGGACAGAcctgcagcccctcagctctgctggttGCACCACCAAGACCCCACTCCACAGAGCCCGAGCATCACCCCTGCATGagagctcctcttcctccaccaCTCACCACCCACCCCACTCAGTTCCCCACAACCCTTCAGTTCTCCAGCCCTGAGACCTCAGGCACCACCACGTGGCTACAGCATGCCTTAGTTTCCCCATCCTGCTGTCACTGTTTCTCTTGGGGATTCTGTGGGGTGAGCACATCCCCCAGCAAGACAGGGGGGTgtctgcacagggctgcagctaCAGGAAGGTGACAGGAGACTGGTAGGAGAGGCTCAATTAACCTGGACTGCGGAGGATGgtggctgccagcactgctggcaaGGCTGCGGAGCTTTGGAGCTGGCTCTGACCTGGCTTTAGCGTGGGTGACAAGTGAGGTGGTACTCAGGACAGCTGCATTCAACATGGGCCGGGCAGTCCCCTCCAGAGGAGaaaagcccagcagcagcagtaagcTGCATGGCACCAGCTGTGAGCAAGGCCCTGTGTGCCAGTACTCCAGCTGCAAGCAAGAGCAGTCAGCCCTGCTCCCACCGTCTGGAGGAGCGACTGGGATTCCCAGCAAGGGACGCAGCTCCGTGTGGCCATGGCAGGGCTGTTCCAAATTCTTTATGTGCATCCCCCAAAAGATCAGCAGTGGGGAAAGGTGACTGGTCTCACTGCCAGCCTGTCCTCATGCCATGGGCCCTGTGCAGCCACCTTGGAAAAGGGGAGATGCCCAATGCTTGGATCTTGGCAGACTGTCACCATCAGCCTGCTGCCATCTccctggggagggagaaggcCCCGAGGATCTTAGCACCCCAAGATCTATCTGGGAAGTATGGGGACAAGGCAGAGGGTGGCTGCCCATGCACAGAGACATGGGGACAATGCTGCCCTCTGATTCCCCAGCCTCTATCTCTGTTCCCAGCCAGCACGGTGTAGCATTCTCTCGCCTGCTGCCCTTCCAGGGGACTGTTCCCATGCCATCGATGGGGCTCTGCCTCCCCTCCAGCTCCCGCTCCCTGCAGCTTGGCCGGCTCCCCAGGTGCACCCCCACTCCATCCAGCTGCAGCCGGAATCCTTCCAAGCTGGATGAAGCTTTTCCAGGAGGAAACAATGATCCTGATTGGAAACAAAAGGCTCTTCCCACAGATCCGGTTCTGGGTGCCATGGTGGGGGCTGCCAGGCCCAAAGCCAGGCTGTTttgggaaaaaggaaggaggtCCAGGCTCCATGTGCTGGAAGCAAGAGGCCCTGTGGCTTCCAGCATGGCATGAGGATGTTTGAGGCCACAGGGTCCTGCTTGCATGGCTatggcagagctcagccctctCCTGTCCCAGCAGAGCCATGTCCCAGCTCATGTCATGGCATCCAGTGGCAAGGTCACTCCAGGTGCTGCAGTCACACTGGGGCACCTGCTCTGAATGGCTTAGCctggtggcacagagctgaagTGGTAAGAAGGGACAGAGGGAAAATGGGAGTAATGCAGGGGTGCCATGGGTACCCACATAGGGCACAGCTGGGCATCGCAGGGACATGGTGCTGGCCCAACAGATGCTCCCTGGCACTGCCATACCTAGGCAAGGCTGCTCCCGGCAGTGCCCTGCGGGGAGAACTGGACGGGGCGAAGGCAAGGCCAGGGTGCATGAGCCTGGGAAGGTCACACCCCACAGACCTGTTACCGCAGGTAGGGAGATGCTGCCCCAGGGCTCCTCATGTACGTAACTGTGATCTCCAGCACACATCACAGGGAGAGTGAGAGCTGGTCGGTTGCATGGCCGCCCCGTCCCCGTAATATCGCTGCCGCCATGCTGCATGTCCCAGATGTCATGCGTCACCACTGCGGCAACATCCCATCCCAGACCAGCACCACCATAACATCGTGTGACATTGTGCAGCAGGAGCCCTACCACACCCCAAAGCCACCTCAGAGCAGTGACAACACGATAACGTCACAGCACCGCATGACATCATGCTGCATGTGTCCCAGTGACACCATATCCCCCTTCCTGTCATTCCTAGGCCACCACAGCCAAACCGGCCAAGGTAGAGGACAGGTGGGAGGCATCCTGCACTCAGTCTCCTTTGtcctagagaggctgtggtgtCCCAGGGATGCCAGAGCCCCAAGCAGCCCTGACCCTGCAGTGCCTCTGCTCCAGCCAAAGCCACAAgcccccatcccactgctgtgggctcagcactgctcccctCACACCCCTCTTGCAGACCCTGGTCCTTATGTGCATCCCACCACGGATGCTCCCAATGGGCTTCACGCCCACAGCTCCCATGCAGAGATGGTCCCTGTTCCCTCCTATGCAGGACTGCTCAGCACTGGACCCAGCACGCTGgggctcagccagcagcagctcatgcAGTATGGAGACGAGCAGTCACCTTATCTCAGAGCTCAGCCCAAAGGGACACCGGGTCCTTGGAGGGGCTCAGCCGTGGCACTGCGCAGCCAGACCCTTCCTGCACAGGTGAAGGGGCAGAGACCCCGCCAGCCCCACCATAACCAAGTGGGGACGTCCCTAAAGAGAAGAGCTGCCTCTTCCCTCCCATGGCCCATCACCATCCCAGTGTCCCCGCGGGTGCTCCCCTACTGCCGGCCCCCCTCCAAACCCCCACTCCCTGGCAGCATCCCCAACACCCTCCCATTCCACCCCCAACTCCGCCGCCCCCTCCCTTCCCAACTTCCCGCACCCACCCCCGACTCCCCGGCAAAGTTGGCGGCGGGGCAGAGGCGCGGGGCCCGCTCCCTACTCACGGGCGCGGGGGGCTGCCCGGTGCCCCCGCGGCGGCGGGGGGAGCGCATCCCGCAGCGCCCGCCTCGCCGCCCACCTCCCGGTTCCGCGCCGCCCGACTCCCGACGGCTCCGGCCGCCCGTGCGGGGTTTATGTAGCGCTGGGCGGCCGCGGCAGCGCCAATGAGCGGGGCGAGGGGTGCCGCTGCCAATGGAGAGCGGGGAGGTGGGGCTGTGCGGAGCTGATTTACTGCCCGAAATTGCAGTGGAAGCACGGCCGGGCAGCGCCGGGAGATACGGAGCCAAACTATGATGGGGGGGCCCGCTGAGGCATGTGGCAGGAGAGTGGTTCGTAACCTTCACGGGGCGGTGAGTGGCTCTGTCCCGTCGAGTCCCGCACCGTCCCGCACTGCCAGGCTGCCCCCAAAAGCTTTGGGACCACGGGGTCCCAGCAGAACTGCCCGGGAACTGGAGCTGGCCGCGGGGATTGGGaccctggctgcagccctgcagccacccaggGGCACTTTCCCCCACGCTGATCCCCCCCCGCAGCCATTTCCacctggagcacagcaggaTTTGTTCCCCACCAACTGCGACGATGTACagagctgccccatcccagctgctTTGCCCAGCAGAGCAATGCAACTGTGGGCATAGAGAGACGTCAGCCTCCAAAGCTGTGCCCAAGGGCTCAGCAACATCACCGTGCCATCCCCTGCATGGCCCTGGGTGCAGGGCACCTGCTTCACTGCTGGGGACTCGGGGACTGGTTGCACAAGGCACTGCCATGTCAAAACCTTGCAGCTGGTGGATGCTGAGCCGGGCTCGCATGCAGCCCACTTGCCCTCCCATAGTGGCTGCTGCAGGTCTGGGCATAGAGCTCCCCTTGAGGCTGTGGAGGCACGGGGACGGTGCTGGCAGGGCACCAGCTAGGTCACCCCAGCAGAGCACGTCTACAAGAACCCAGCATGGAGCCTGGGTCTGCAGCCACCTCATtgcaccaggcagcagcaggagcccacGCCATGATGGGCTGCGCCGAGTGGCTGATCTCCTGCCCTGCTGAAACCTTTATTTCTCATTCG is part of the Numida meleagris isolate 19003 breed g44 Domestic line chromosome 5, NumMel1.0, whole genome shotgun sequence genome and harbors:
- the CRTAC1 gene encoding cartilage acidic protein 1 isoform X3 is translated as MRSPRRRGGTGQPPAPVPRMLALCLLSLAWLSEGSQRSEPMFAAVTHRLLPPDYDSNPTQLNYGVAVTDLDADGNFEIVVAGYNGPNLVLKYDKVRGRLVNVAEDERSSPYYALRDRPGNAIGVTACDIDGDGREEIYFLNTNNAFSGMATYTDKLFKLRNGRWEDLLSDEVNRDVASRFAGRSVACVDRMGSGRYSIYIANYASGKVGPHALLEMDVAASDPARGVVVLVDVAAQAGVSKYTGGRGVAVGPILSDSASDIFCGNENSPNFLFHNRGDGTYRDVAAVVGLDDPYQHGRGVALADFNRDGRVDIVYGNWNGPHRLYLQAGAPGRVRFRDIATPKFSMPSPVRTVIAADFDNDQELEVFFNNIAYRGSSANRLFRLIRREHSDPIVEELNPGDALEPEGRGTGGAVTDFDGDGMLDLILSHGESMAQPLSVFKSTQGVGNNWLRVVPRTRFGAFARGAKVVLFTRRSGAHLRIIDGGSGYLCEMEPVAHFGLGRDEASSLEVTWPDGRILVRAVASSETNSILEVPYPRDTEEPPVPALLECGQGFSQHENGRCVDTNECAEFPFVCPRDKPICINTYGGYRCRSNKRCARGFEPNEDGTACVAPSPCCSPGLKPQRSLHLAGSVASIPCHVPAGLACATCASPIPSAPGGYPRQRRLPPAQQGKALPPFVF
- the CRTAC1 gene encoding cartilage acidic protein 1 isoform X5, which codes for MRSPRRRGGTGQPPAPVPRMLALCLLSLAWLSEGSQRSEPMFAAVTHRLLPPDYDSNPTQLNYGVAVTDLDADGNFEIVVAGYNGPNLVLKYDKVRGRLVNVAEDERSSPYYALRDRPGNAIGVTACDIDGDGREEIYFLNTNNAFSGMATYTDKLFKLRNGRWEDLLSDEVNRDVASRFAGRSVACVDRMGSGRYSIYIANYASGKVGPHALLEMDVAASDPARGVVVLVDVAAQAGVSKYTGGRGVAVGPILSDSASDIFCGNENSPNFLFHNRGDGTYRDVAAVVGLDDPYQHGRGVALADFNRDGRVDIVYGNWNGPHRLYLQAGAPGRVRFRDIATPKFSMPSPVRTVIAADFDNDQELEVFFNNIAYRGSSANRLFRLIRREHSDPIVEELNPGDALEPEGRGTGGAVTDFDGDGMLDLILSHGESMAQPLSVFKSTQGVGNNWLRVVPRTRFGAFARGAKVVLFTRRSGAHLRIIDGGSGYLCEMEPVAHFGLGRDEASSLEVTWPDGRILVRAVASSETNSILEVPYPRDTEEPPVPALLETPMSVLSSPLSAPGTSPSASTPTAGTAAAATSVAPAASSPMRMAQHVWHRPHAAARD
- the CRTAC1 gene encoding cartilage acidic protein 1 isoform X1 — its product is MRSPRRRGGTGQPPAPVPRMLALCLLSLAWLSEGSQRSEPMFAAVTHRLLPPDYDSNPTQLNYGVAVTDLDADGNFEIVVAGYNGPNLVLKYDKVRGRLVNVAEDERSSPYYALRDRPGNAIGVTACDIDGDGREEIYFLNTNNAFSGMATYTDKLFKLRNGRWEDLLSDEVNRDVASRFAGRSVACVDRMGSGRYSIYIANYASGKVGPHALLEMDVAASDPARGVVVLVDVAAQAGVSKYTGGRGVAVGPILSDSASDIFCGNENSPNFLFHNRGDGTYRDVAAVVGLDDPYQHGRGVALADFNRDGRVDIVYGNWNGPHRLYLQAGAPGRVRFRDIATPKFSMPSPVRTVIAADFDNDQELEVFFNNIAYRGSSANRLFRLIRREHSDPIVEELNPGDALEPEGRGTGGAVTDFDGDGMLDLILSHGESMAQPLSVFKSTQGVGNNWLRVVPRTRFGAFARGAKVVLFTRRSGAHLRIIDGGSGYLCEMEPVAHFGLGRDEASSLEVTWPDGRILVRAVASSETNSILEVPYPRDTEEPPVPALLETPMSVLSSPLSAPGTSPSASTPTAGTAAAATSVAPAASSPMRMAQHVWLKWPFLGDTPLLGAGSGPSKVFSSLWASDSAFASMHFNPASNTQAALAKERPASARLFFSLPMWNCPGRARDLSTVPMLQPGTEAPALPPPRRLRRLDPVPCACWFGLRHVCFTHPLCPWGVPPAEEAAPSPAGESPPPVCFLTS
- the CRTAC1 gene encoding cartilage acidic protein 1 isoform X2; translated protein: MRSPRRRGGTGQPPAPVPRMLALCLLSLAWLSEGSQRSEPMFAAVTHRLLPPDYDSNPTQLNYGVAVTDLDADGNFEIVVAGYNGPNLVLKYDKVRGRLVNVAEDERSSPYYALRDRPGNAIGVTACDIDGDGREEIYFLNTNNAFSGMATYTDKLFKLRNGRWEDLLSDEVNRDVASRFAGRSVACVDRMGSGRYSIYIANYASGKVGPHALLEMDVAASDPARGVVVLVDVAAQAGVSKYTGLDDPYQHGRGVALADFNRDGRVDIVYGNWNGPHRLYLQAGAPGRVRFRDIATPKFSMPSPVRTVIAADFDNDQELEVFFNNIAYRGSSANRLFRLIRREHSDPIVEELNPGDALEPEGRGTGGAVTDFDGDGMLDLILSHGESMAQPLSVFKSTQGVGNNWLRVVPRTRFGAFARGAKVVLFTRRSGAHLRIIDGGSGYLCEMEPVAHFGLGRDEASSLEVTWPDGRILVRAVASSETNSILEVPYPRDTEEPPVPALLETPMSVLSSPLSAPGTSPSASTPTAGTAAAATSVAPAASSPMRMAQHVWLKWPFLGDTPLLGAGSGPSKVFSSLWASDSAFASMHFNPASNTQAALAKERPASARLFFSLPMWNCPGRARDLSTVPMLQPGTEAPALPPPRRLRRLDPVPCACWFGLRHVCFTHPLCPWGVPPAEEAAPSPAGESPPPVCFLTS
- the CRTAC1 gene encoding cartilage acidic protein 1 isoform X4, with amino-acid sequence MRSPRRRGGTGQPPAPVPRMLALCLLSLAWLSEGSQRSEPMFAAVTHRLLPPDYDSNPTQLNYGVAVTDLDADGNFEIVVAGYNGPNLVLKYDKVRGRLVNVAEDERSSPYYALRDRPGNAIGVTACDIDGDGREEIYFLNTNNAFSGMATYTDKLFKLRNGRWEDLLSDEVNRDVASRFAGRSVACVDRMGSGRYSIYIANYASGKVGPHALLEMDVAASDPARGVVVLVDVAAQAGVSKYTGGRGVAVGPILSDSASDIFCGNENSPNFLFHNRGDGTYRDVAAVVGLDDPYQHGRGVALADFNRDGRVDIVYGNWNGPHRLYLQAGAPGRVRFRDIATPKFSMPSPVRTVIAADFDNDQELEVFFNNIAYRGSSANRLFRLIRREHSDPIVEELNPGDALEPEGRGTGGAVTDFDGDGMLDLILSHGESMAQPLSVFKSTQGVGNNWLRVVPRTRFGAFARGAKVVLFTRRSGAHLRIIDGGSGYLCEMEPVAHFGLGRDEASSLEVTWPDGRILVRAVASSETNSILEVPYPRDTEEPPVPALLECGQGFSQHENGRCVDTNECAEFPFVCPRDKPICINTYGGYRCRSNKRCARGFEPNEDGTACVAQVAFFGGYPSAGSWLWALQGVLLPLGFGLCLCLYAL